The genome window ATACAGACAAGTGAGTAAAGATATCTGAAAAATGATATTTTTAGAGGCAGCCTAAAGTTTTAAAGTATAATTATTTATGGTGTTTGTAATGGGAAAAAAAGTATTGTCTTCAGTTATTATTTCTTTATTAGTCTTTTTATCAGTTTTCTGTAGCCAGAATAATGCTGACGCCAGAAATCTCGAGGAAATCAAAAATTCAGGAACTTTAAGGATAGGAATTTGTGATGATATTCCTCCTGTTCAGTTCAGGGACAATAAAGGTGAGGCTGTTGGAATAGATCCTGACCTTGGGAAAATGATAGCGGAATCATTGAAAGTAAAACCTGAGTGGAAGCATATCAGCAGCCCTAAATACAGGGCGGAGATGCTTTTGGAAAAAAATGCTGATCTTGTAATCTCAAGCTTTCAGATAACAAAGGAAAGAATGGATGTTATAGGATTGTCTGAGCCTTATTTTACTACTGGCCTCGCATTGATGATCCGCTCTAAGGACAGGGGAACCATAAAGACCTATAATGATCTCGATGGTAAAACCATTGTTACAACCAAGGGCAGCACAAGCGAAAAAATGATATTGGAACTTTTGCCAGGGGCAAGATTGATTCCAGTTTCAGATACTCTTTCGACCTATGATTATCTGAAGAGGAGAGAAGCTGATGCCATAGTTAATGACAGGATTTTTCTTGATCATTATGCATCAGGGAAAAGAGACTTCTATGTTCTTGATGGAACGCTTTCTGCTGATCAGTACGGGATTGGGGTGAACAAGGAAGATCCCGATCTTCTTGATTATGTGAATTCTTTTATTTTGGAAATTCAGAAAAACGGCAGACTTAATTCGCTTATAAGCAAGTATATTAATAATGCTCAGCTTGCACAGGTTTCCATGGCAAAAACATTCGGGTTTTCCATTTATGAAGTTCAGGAAAACGATACTCTGATAGGCCTTGCAAGGAAATTCTATAATGATGCCACAAAATGGAATGTGATCCATTCAAGTAACATAGATACAATTAAGCTTGTTAATATTCTTACACCGGGATTGAAAATAAAAATTCCGAATCTTAAATCCTCGCCGCCTGAACCTCAGCCAGTGGCTAAGACGCCTGAGAAGATCGCGGAACCACCGGAAAAGAAAATTTCTGCCCTTGAATCTGTTTTAAAAGCAAAAGCTAATTC of Desulforegula conservatrix Mb1Pa contains these proteins:
- a CDS encoding transporter substrate-binding and LysM peptidoglycan-binding domain-containing protein; protein product: MGKKVLSSVIISLLVFLSVFCSQNNADARNLEEIKNSGTLRIGICDDIPPVQFRDNKGEAVGIDPDLGKMIAESLKVKPEWKHISSPKYRAEMLLEKNADLVISSFQITKERMDVIGLSEPYFTTGLALMIRSKDRGTIKTYNDLDGKTIVTTKGSTSEKMILELLPGARLIPVSDTLSTYDYLKRREADAIVNDRIFLDHYASGKRDFYVLDGTLSADQYGIGVNKEDPDLLDYVNSFILEIQKNGRLNSLISKYINNAQLAQVSMAKTFGFSIYEVQENDTLIGLARKFYNDATKWNVIHSSNIDTIKLVNILTPGLKIKIPNLKSSPPEPQPVAKTPEKIAEPPEKKISALESVLKAKANSSSIKMPSQKKTVANPKIKEFDLNEVEAYDKRFN